In the genome of Xyrauchen texanus isolate HMW12.3.18 chromosome 33, RBS_HiC_50CHRs, whole genome shotgun sequence, one region contains:
- the LOC127626652 gene encoding 60S ribosomal protein L38: MPRKIEEIKDFLLTARRKDAKSVKIKKNKDNVKFKVRCSRYLYTLVITDKEKAEKLKQSLPPGLAVKELK; this comes from the exons ATG CCACGCAAAATTGAAGAAATTAAAGATTTCCTGCTTACAGCAAGGAGGAAGGATGCCAAGT CCGTTAAGATCAAGAAGAACAAGGACAATGTAAAGTTCAAGGTGCGATGCAGCAGGTACCTGTACACATTGGTCATCACAGACAAAGAGAAGGCTGAGAAGCTTAAGCAGTCCCTGCCCCCTG GTCTGGCTGTGAAGGAGCTGAAGTAG